Within the Deltaproteobacteria bacterium genome, the region TGCGGCCCGGGCATCGAGCAGAACACCCACAAGATCGGCGAGTGCGTCGACGCGCGGGAGCTGGAGCGAGCGATCGCGTTCCTGGCTCGGTTTCCGTCGGTCTTCTTCGGAGCGGAGTAGGGCGGCGGCTCGGAGCCGCGGAGCTCAGCTTCGTGGCTTCGAGCTGTGAGCTGTGAGCAACCAGGTGTTCGGATCTGAACCGGGCACCCGGGAGCCTGTTTCCCAGCGGTGAACCAAGTTGCTCGTAGCTCGCAGCTCACAGCCCTCGGCATGCCGCCCCACCCTTCACCGGCGCCGCTCCCCACACCGCGCTATGCTGCCCCCTCGATGCCCACCGCAACCTCGAGCCTCGTCGGCCCCGTCCGCATCTCCAACGTCTGGGTGATGCGGGACGGGGAGGGGCGCACCTTCCTCGTCGACGCGGGCCACGCCCTCGAGCGGCAGACCCTGCTCTGGGGGCTGCGCCGCCTCGGCGTGGCCGGGCCCGGGGACCTCGACGCCATCCTCCTCACCCACCGCCACTCGGATCACGCCGGGAACGCCGCCTTCCTGCGCGAGCGCTTCCGGGCGCCGGTCCACTGCCACCGGGCCGACGCGGTGATCCTCGAGGGGGAGGTCCCGCCGCCCCGCCTGGCCCGCCGCGGCGCCCCGATCCACCACGACGCCCTCTGCCACCTCGAGGATCGCTACCCCTCACGCACCACCGTGGACGAGGCCTTCGAGGCGGGCAGCATCGGCCTGGGCTTCGAGGCGGTGCACGTGGGCGGCCACACCGAGGGCTCGGTGATGTTCCTCCACGAGGCGAGCGGCACTCTCTTCACCGGCGACGCGATCCTCGCGGGGATCCCGGTGCAGCGCCTCGTGCGCTGGCTGCGCCTGGCGCGGCCCGAGTACAGCCTCGACGTCGAGGCCTGCCACCGCGCCACCCTCGCCTTCCTGGCGAAGGGGCCGCCGCTGAAGGTGCTCTGCGCCGGGCACGGTCCCCGGGTGGACCGCGGCCTCGAGGGGCACCTCGCCCGCCTGCAGCGGCTGGGCGCCTGAGGGCTCAGCCCTCGACGCGGTGCAGGCCCTCCTCCAGGAGGGCCACCCGGGCCGCCTCCGAGCGCTGCCGGTAGGCTTCGCTCTCGAAGAACTCCCGCAGGCGGCGGCTCACCGGCAGGTAGAAGTGGGCCGCGTCCCAGACCAGCGGCCTGCCGTCCCCGAGCCGGATCTCTCCCTGATCGACGGCCCGGGAGGCCTCGCCGAGGTCGAGGCCGGCGAGGAGTCCCTTCAGGGCGGCGAAGCGCCCCTCCATCTCGGGGTCGAGGAAGCGGAAGTGCCGCGAGCCCACCAGGGCGTTGTGGTAGTGCGCCGGCCGGTGGAGCAGCCCGTCGAAGCCCAGGCGGACGCAGATGCCGGAGAGGGCGATGAGCACCTCCTCGCTGATCCCCAAGCCGGGGTGCTGCTGGCCGGGCAGGGGCGGCCGCTCCAGGGAGAAGGAGGCCATGGGATCCTGGAGGAGGAGCCATTCGACCCAGAGCACCTCGAGCCCCTGCTCCTGCTGGGGATCGCCCGGGGGCGCCGGGAGCGAGGCGCGGTAGGCGACCAGCTCGACCAGCAGGCGGCGGGCGCGCTCCGGGTCGCGCTTGCCCACGCCGTGCAGGCGCAGGATCTGGTGACCGCGATCCGCGAAGTCGCCCGAGGCCTGCAGGTCGCGGTAGCCCCGCTCGCGGATCTGGTCGAGGATCCCGTAGCGCTCCAGCGCGTACTCCATGCCGGAGAGGGTGTAGAAGTCGAGGAAGCGCTGGGCCGGCGGCCGCGCCGAGAGGTCGTCGAGGACGTCGGAGAGATCCAGCTGGAGGGGCGCGTCGAGGCCCCGCAGGCCGAGGAGGCCGGAGCTGGCCTCGGTCTGGAGCCGGCCCGGCTCGAGGCTGCGGAAGACTCGCTTGAAGCGCTGCCGGGGATCCTCGGTGGAGGCCTCCCGGCCCACCGGCCGATCGGTGAGGATCCAGCGCAGGAGCCGGGCCCAGCCCTCCACCGCCAGCCGCTGGTAGCCGCCCCCGAGGGTGATCACCAGCTTCCGGCCCAGGCGGCGGCAGCACTCCACCACCCGCCGGTCGCGCTCGAAGACCCCGTCCAGGGTCAGCGCGAAGTCGCCGAGGCGGTCACCGGCCAGCACGTCGTTGCCCGCGATGTAGAAGACGAGCTCGGGCGCGTGGCGCTCGAGGGCCGGCAGGACCACCTCCTCCAGCGCCGCGAGGTAGGCGGCGTCACCGGTCCCCGGCGGCAGCTCGAGGGAGAGATCCGCCACGGCCTCCACGTGGGTCCAGACCGAGCCGTGGACCGAGAGGGTGAGCACCTCCTCGTCGGCGGCGAAGGCCACGAGGTTGCCGTTGCCCTGGTGGTAGTCGAGGTCGACGATGGCCACCCGGCCGATCCCCGCCCGATCCCGCAGCATGTGGATGGCCGCGGCGACGTCGTTGTAGATGCAGAAGCCGCTGCCCTGCTCGGGCTCGGCGTGGTGGAAGCCCCCGCCGAGGTTCACGGCGATCGTCCGCTCGGTGTGGATCAGCGAGCGCGCCGCGCTCACCGTCCCCCCGCAGGCCAGGCGGGCGGAGCGCAGCAGCGCGTCGACCCGCACCATCTCGGTCGGCAGCCCGAAGATCCGGGCGAGGGTCTCGGGGTGGGTGACCGCCTCGAGGTGCGCCTCGGAGTGGACCTTGCGCAGGGAGGGCAGGCTGATGGCCCGGGGCACCCGCAGGTCCTCCGGCCGCACCAGCCTCTCCCGGGCGAGGGTGCCCAGGAGGGTCTCGCCCCGGAAGGCGTCGATCCCGACGGCCCGGGCCGTCTCGCCGAGGGCCTCCGCCCCGTAGCCCGGGTGGTAGTAGAGGCTCACCTCGCGGGCGAGGCGCCTGCGCGCCCGGCGGCGGTCGAGGAAGGAGGCGATCATCGCGCCCTGGAGCCTACCCCCTTTTCCCTTCACGGGGATGGCCGATGGCGGGGGGTGGTCGCGGCCCGCATCGCGGTTACACTGGAGCGCGATGAGCACGAAGCAGCGGGCCACCCTCACCGTCCAGGAGCGCGACTACACCGTCGAGGAGGTCGGCGAGGTCATCCGCACCGCCTCCTCCCTGGTGAGGGTGGGGGACGCGGCCCTGGCCACCCCCCCGAAGGACACCCTGGGCTTCGGCGAGCTCACCGAGCTGGCCAGGGAGCTGGGCATCCCCCAGGAGCAGCTGCTGGCCGCCATCCCCGAGGCCGACGCGCGCCGGGCGCGGGCCCTGAAGCGCACCAAGCGGAAGATGCGCTTCTGGAAGCACCTCCTCACCTACATCCCGGTGGTGGGCGGCCTCATGGCGATCGACTACTTCGTGACCCTCTTCGGGGCGCCGGGCATCGCCGTGGGCACCGTGGTCTTCGCGGGCCTCTGGGGCATCGGCCTGGTGATGCACGGCCTGCGCACCTACCTCACCGGCCCCGAGGGCGCCCTGCACCGCTCGGTCTACGCCGGCGAGCTCGAGGCGGAGAAGAGGAAGAAGCTGACCTAGGTGCCCTTGCTCTTCACGAACTCCGTGAAGAGCCCGGCGATCCGCTCGGCGTCCGCGGTGCAGTCGTTGATGCCGATGCCGTAGAGGTGGTTGCCGGTGAGGAAGAGGCCCGGGTGGGCTCCGGCGAGCCGCTCGAGGACCTTCCCCATGCTGACGAGGTGGCCCACCGGGTACTGGGGGACGGCCTGGGGCCAGCGGAAGATCCGCTGGTGGCTGGGCGGCACCCAGCGCATCCCCATGGTGAGCTCCAGCTCGGAGCGCACCAGGGCCAGCAGCTCGTCGTCCGGCAGCGCCGCCAGCTCGGGGGCCCGGGCGCCGCCGACCATCACCCGCATCAGCACGTAGCCCTTGGGGGCGCGGTGGCCGGGGTAGATCGAGGAGGTCCAGAGGCAGCCGAGGATCTTGCGCTTCTCTCGCCCGGGGATGAGGTAGCCGAAGCCGCGCAGATCGTGGTGGATGGCGTCCTTGGGGAAGCCCAGCCCGACCACGGTCATCGAGGCGTAGGGGGTCCCGCGCAGCAGGCCGGCGCTCTCGGCGTCGACGCCCTCGAGGAGGGAGGCGGCCGCCGGCGCCGGGGTGGCGAGGACGACCACGTCGGCTTCCAGGGTCTCGCCGGGCTCACCGACCAGGTGGACCTTCCAGCCGGCGCCGTTCCTCGCCAGGGCCTCGACGGTCACGCCGGTGCGCAGGTCACCCTCGATGGCCTCGGCGATCCCGTCGATGAGCTGGGTGAGGCCGCCGGCCATGGAGGTGAGGTGCCCCCCGGGGCCCGCGGCGCCGCCGCTGGACTGCTGCACCTCGCCCCGCTTGGCGGCGAGGCGCCGCTCCTTCGCCCGGGCGCGCATCCCCTTGATGAGGCCGCCGTGCTCGAGCTCCAGCTTCTTCACCGCGGGGAAGGCCGCGGCCACCGAGAGGCGCTCGGGGTCACCGGCGAAGATCCCGGTGACGAAGGGATCGAGGAGGCGCTCGACGGCGTGGTTCCCGAGGCGGCGCCGGCCGAACTCGGCCAGGGTCTCGTCCTCGGGGCCGACCTTCTGGAAGGGCTCGAGGAGGATCCGCAGGCGCCCGCCGAGGGGCAGCACCGAGGAGGTCATGAAGCCCGGGGGCGAGGTCGGCAGCGCCTGCAGCCTCCCGTCGAGGTAGAGCAGGCGCGTCTTGGAGGCCTCGTCCGCCGGGAGGGTCTTGTCCTCCAGGCCGAGGTCCTTCACCAGGCGCACCGTGCCCGGCTTCGAGTCGAGGTAGCCGTTGGGGCCGGTCTCGACCACCCAGCCCTCGTGGCGGTCGGAGCGGATCTTCCCGCCGAGGTGAGCGTCGCGCTCCAGGAGGGTGATCTCGGGCTTCACGCCGGCGGCGCGCGCCGCCTCCTGGACCCGGTAGGCCGAGGCGAGACCCGAGATCCCGCCGCCGATGATGACGATCTTCATCGCCGGGACAGTCTATGCACTGCCTCGACGAGGGCCACGGCGTGCTCGGGCTCGGTGTACTGCGTGATCCCGTGGCCGAGGTTGAAGATGTGGCCCGGCGCGGTGCCGGCGGCGTCGAGGATGCCCTTCACCTTCTCCTCGATCTTGGGGATCGGGGCGTAGAGGGTCATCGGGTCGAGGTTGCCCTGCACGGCGGCCCGGCCGGCGATCCGGCGGCGCGCGTCGTCGAGGGGGATCCGCCAGTCGATGCCGAGGACGTCGGCGCCGGACTCGAGCATGACCTCGATCAGCGAGGCCGACTGCCCCACGAAGAAGATGACCGGGATGTCCTCGCAGGCCAGCTGGTCGATGATCCGCTGGACGTAGGGCAGCTCGTACTCGCGGAAGTCGGCCGGCGAGAGGGCGCCGCCCCAGGAGTCGAAGATCTGCACCGCCTGGGCGCCCGCCTCGATCTGGGCGTTGAGGTAGAGCGCGGTGGTGTCGGCGATCTTCTCCATCATCAGGCGGTAGGTCGCCGGCTCGGCGTGGATCATCCGCTTGAGGTTGAGGAAGTCCTTCGAGCCGCCGCCCTCGACCATGTAGGTGGCCAGGGTGAAGGGCGCGCCGGCGAAGCCGATCAGGGGCACCCGCCCGGCGAGGCGCTCGCGGATCTTGCGGATCGCCTCCATCACGTAGCCCATCGTCTCGACGGGGTCCGGGACCACCAGCGCCTCGGCGGCCGCGAGGGAGCGCACCGGCGGGGTGATCTTCGGCGGCCCGCCCTCGAAGGAGAGCTCGAGGCCCATCGCCTCGCAGGGCACGAGGATGTCGCAGAAGAGGATGGCCGCGTCGACGCCGAGGCGGTCGATCGGCTGCACGGTGACCTCGGCCGCGAGGTCCGGGGTCTTGCACAGCTCGATGAAGCTCACCTTCTCGCGGATCGCCCGGTACTCGGGCAGATAGCGGCCCGCCTGGCGCATGATCCAGATGGGGGTGAACTCGGTGGGGAGGCCAAAAGCGGCGCGGAGGAAGGGATGTGCGGGCTCGGTGACTGGGTCTCTCATCGGGGGGAGGGATAGCACAGCCGGACGCCACCGGGGAGGCACATGGGGCACGAGATCGGCGTCGCCGCCTTGGGCTATGATGGGCTCTCGCGAGAGAGGGAGAGGGGATGTCCGACGAACGCCGGCCCAGCCCGGAAGAGGTCACCGACCCGGATCGCACGGATCCGAGGGCGGAGCGGCCCGAGCGCCGCCCGGAGGCCACCGACCCCGGGAGCCCGGCGCCCGCCCGCTCCACCGATCCGACCCCGGGAGACGCCGAGCCCACCCGGATGGAGGCTCCTCCCACCTCCCGGCCCCCAAAGGAGGCCCCCTCCACCGACCCCACCCCGGCCGACGCCGAGCCCACCCGGATGGAGGCTCCCCCCACGTCCCGGCCCCCGAAGGAGGCCCCCTCCTCCGACCCCACCCCGGCGAACATCGAGCCCACCCGCCTGGAGCCTCCCCCCACTTCTCGCCCTTCGAAGGAGGCCCCCTCCACCGACCCCACCCCGGCGAACATCGAGCCCACCCGCCTGGAGGCTCCTCCCACCTCCCGGCCCCCGAAGGAGGCTCCCTCCACCGACCCCACCCCGGCGAACATCGAGCCCACCCGCCTGGAGGCACCTCCCACGTCTCGCGCCCCGAAGGCCGCGGCGTCCACCGACCCCACCCCGGCCGACGCCGAGCCCACCTTCCGGGGCGTGCCCCCCGCTGCCCGGCCGGCGACCGGGGACACCGCCGTGCCCTCGCTGGCGCAGCTGCGCGAGAGCCGCCGCCAGCGGCGCCCCTCGGACCGCGTCATCATCGCCCTGGCGGCCCTCGGCGGCGTCGCCGTGCTCCTCGCCGCCTTCGCCCTCACCCGCCGGGAGACCGTCGATCCCCACGCCGAGCTGCAGGAGCGCCACGCCCGGGCCGAGCAGATCTACGTCTCGGGGATGGAGGCCTTCCGCGCCGAGGAGTGGGAGCGGGCGGAGGCGGCCTTCGCCGAGGCGGTCTCCCTCCACCCCCGGCACGAGAAGGCCAAGGACTACCTCGACGCCTCCCGGCGTGAGCGCGAGGCAGCGCTGGCCCTCGCCGACGCCGCGCGGCTCCTCGAGCAGGGAGACCTCGCTGCGGCGACGACCGCGCTCGCCCGGGTGCGGCGCGACTCGATCCTCGCCGGACAGGCCGAGGAGCTGCAGAAGCGCATCGACGGCGTGAAGCTCGCCGGCGTGCTCGACGTCTTCCACGAGGCGCTGGCGGGCACCGATCCGATGGCGGTGCTCTCGGCGCTCGAGGCGGCCGCCGGGCAGCCGGCCCTCGAGCGGGCCCGTCGCGAGCTCACCGCCCTCGAGGCCATCTCGCTGGACGCCGCCGCCGAGCAGCTCA harbors:
- the hemE gene encoding uroporphyrinogen decarboxylase, with translation MRDPVTEPAHPFLRAAFGLPTEFTPIWIMRQAGRYLPEYRAIREKVSFIELCKTPDLAAEVTVQPIDRLGVDAAILFCDILVPCEAMGLELSFEGGPPKITPPVRSLAAAEALVVPDPVETMGYVMEAIRKIRERLAGRVPLIGFAGAPFTLATYMVEGGGSKDFLNLKRMIHAEPATYRLMMEKIADTTALYLNAQIEAGAQAVQIFDSWGGALSPADFREYELPYVQRIIDQLACEDIPVIFFVGQSASLIEVMLESGADVLGIDWRIPLDDARRRIAGRAAVQGNLDPMTLYAPIPKIEEKVKGILDAAGTAPGHIFNLGHGITQYTEPEHAVALVEAVHRLSRR
- the hemG gene encoding protoporphyrinogen oxidase, which produces MKIVIIGGGISGLASAYRVQEAARAAGVKPEITLLERDAHLGGKIRSDRHEGWVVETGPNGYLDSKPGTVRLVKDLGLEDKTLPADEASKTRLLYLDGRLQALPTSPPGFMTSSVLPLGGRLRILLEPFQKVGPEDETLAEFGRRRLGNHAVERLLDPFVTGIFAGDPERLSVAAAFPAVKKLELEHGGLIKGMRARAKERRLAAKRGEVQQSSGGAAGPGGHLTSMAGGLTQLIDGIAEAIEGDLRTGVTVEALARNGAGWKVHLVGEPGETLEADVVVLATPAPAAASLLEGVDAESAGLLRGTPYASMTVVGLGFPKDAIHHDLRGFGYLIPGREKRKILGCLWTSSIYPGHRAPKGYVLMRVMVGGARAPELAALPDDELLALVRSELELTMGMRWVPPSHQRIFRWPQAVPQYPVGHLVSMGKVLERLAGAHPGLFLTGNHLYGIGINDCTADAERIAGLFTEFVKSKGT
- a CDS encoding 2TM domain-containing protein; this encodes MSTKQRATLTVQERDYTVEEVGEVIRTASSLVRVGDAALATPPKDTLGFGELTELARELGIPQEQLLAAIPEADARRARALKRTKRKMRFWKHLLTYIPVVGGLMAIDYFVTLFGAPGIAVGTVVFAGLWGIGLVMHGLRTYLTGPEGALHRSVYAGELEAEKRKKLT
- a CDS encoding histone deacetylase — encoded protein: MIASFLDRRRARRRLAREVSLYYHPGYGAEALGETARAVGIDAFRGETLLGTLARERLVRPEDLRVPRAISLPSLRKVHSEAHLEAVTHPETLARIFGLPTEMVRVDALLRSARLACGGTVSAARSLIHTERTIAVNLGGGFHHAEPEQGSGFCIYNDVAAAIHMLRDRAGIGRVAIVDLDYHQGNGNLVAFAADEEVLTLSVHGSVWTHVEAVADLSLELPPGTGDAAYLAALEEVVLPALERHAPELVFYIAGNDVLAGDRLGDFALTLDGVFERDRRVVECCRRLGRKLVITLGGGYQRLAVEGWARLLRWILTDRPVGREASTEDPRQRFKRVFRSLEPGRLQTEASSGLLGLRGLDAPLQLDLSDVLDDLSARPPAQRFLDFYTLSGMEYALERYGILDQIRERGYRDLQASGDFADRGHQILRLHGVGKRDPERARRLLVELVAYRASLPAPPGDPQQEQGLEVLWVEWLLLQDPMASFSLERPPLPGQQHPGLGISEEVLIALSGICVRLGFDGLLHRPAHYHNALVGSRHFRFLDPEMEGRFAALKGLLAGLDLGEASRAVDQGEIRLGDGRPLVWDAAHFYLPVSRRLREFFESEAYRQRSEAARVALLEEGLHRVEG
- a CDS encoding MBL fold metallo-hydrolase, whose product is MPTATSSLVGPVRISNVWVMRDGEGRTFLVDAGHALERQTLLWGLRRLGVAGPGDLDAILLTHRHSDHAGNAAFLRERFRAPVHCHRADAVILEGEVPPPRLARRGAPIHHDALCHLEDRYPSRTTVDEAFEAGSIGLGFEAVHVGGHTEGSVMFLHEASGTLFTGDAILAGIPVQRLVRWLRLARPEYSLDVEACHRATLAFLAKGPPLKVLCAGHGPRVDRGLEGHLARLQRLGA